The following are encoded in a window of Aphelocoma coerulescens isolate FSJ_1873_10779 unplaced genomic scaffold, UR_Acoe_1.0 HiC_scaffold_204, whole genome shotgun sequence genomic DNA:
- the LOC138101145 gene encoding CDP-diacylglycerol--inositol 3-phosphatidyltransferase-like isoform X3, with translation MGGDNVFLFVPNLIGYARILLAAVSFWLMPQRPGPAAACYALAGLLDAVDGHLARLLGQGSRLGAMLDMLTDRLSSMCLLLNLALLYPRWAPLLQLAMALDVASHWLHMHWSTLQGASSHKAVGGEGHPLLRRYYQSRALLFLLCAGNEGFYCCLYLLHWGEGPAVFPGGPGLARAGLWE, from the exons aTGGGAGGAGACAACGTGTTCCTGTTCGTGCCCAACCTCATCG GCTACGCCCGGATCCTGCTGGCCGCCGTGTCCTTCTGGCTGATGCCGCAGCGCCCGGGGCCCGCGGCCGCCTGCTACGCGCTGGCCGGGCTACTGGACGCCGTCGACGGCCACCTGGCCCGGCTACTGGGACAGG GCTCGCGGCTGGGCGCCATGCTGGACATGCTGACCGACCGCCTGAGCTCCATGTGCCTCCTGCTGAACCTGGCGCTGCTCTACCCGCGCTGGGCGCCGCTGCTGCAGCTCGCCATGGCCCTGGACGTGGCCAGCCATTGGCTGCACATGCActg gtcCACCCTCCAGGGGGCGTCGTCCCACAAGGccgtggggggggaggggcacccCCTGCTGAGGCGCTACTACCAGTCCAGG gcgctgctgttcctgctctgtGCCGGCAATGAGGGATTCTACTGCTGCCTGTACCTGCTGCACTGGGGGGAGGGGCCCGCGG TGTTCCCCGGGGGCCCGGGGCTGGCTCGTGCCGGGCTCTGGGAATGA
- the LOC138101145 gene encoding CDP-diacylglycerol--inositol 3-phosphatidyltransferase-like isoform X1: protein MGGDNVFLFVPNLIGYARILLAAVSFWLMPQRPGPAAACYALAGLLDAVDGHLARLLGQGSRLGAMLDMLTDRLSSMCLLLNLALLYPRWAPLLQLAMALDVASHWLHMHWSTLQGASSHKAVGGEGHPLLRRYYQSRALLFLLCAGNEGFYCCLYLLHWGEGPAVFPGGPGLARAGLWLGAPLAALKALLNVLQLGGALRGVAALDAAERPRKSS, encoded by the exons aTGGGAGGAGACAACGTGTTCCTGTTCGTGCCCAACCTCATCG GCTACGCCCGGATCCTGCTGGCCGCCGTGTCCTTCTGGCTGATGCCGCAGCGCCCGGGGCCCGCGGCCGCCTGCTACGCGCTGGCCGGGCTACTGGACGCCGTCGACGGCCACCTGGCCCGGCTACTGGGACAGG GCTCGCGGCTGGGCGCCATGCTGGACATGCTGACCGACCGCCTGAGCTCCATGTGCCTCCTGCTGAACCTGGCGCTGCTCTACCCGCGCTGGGCGCCGCTGCTGCAGCTCGCCATGGCCCTGGACGTGGCCAGCCATTGGCTGCACATGCActg gtcCACCCTCCAGGGGGCGTCGTCCCACAAGGccgtggggggggaggggcacccCCTGCTGAGGCGCTACTACCAGTCCAGG gcgctgctgttcctgctctgtGCCGGCAATGAGGGATTCTACTGCTGCCTGTACCTGCTGCACTGGGGGGAGGGGCCCGCGG TGTTCCCCGGGGGCCCGGGGCTGGCTCGTGCCGGGCTCTGGctcggagcccccctggccgcCCTGAAGGCGCTGCTGAACGTGCTGCAGCTAGGGGGCGCCCTTCGGGGCGTGGCCGCCCTGGACGCGGCCGAGAGGCCCCGGAAGAGCTCCtga
- the LOC138101145 gene encoding CDP-diacylglycerol--inositol 3-phosphatidyltransferase-like isoform X2, producing the protein MGGDNVFLFVPNLIGYARILLAAVSFWLMPQRPGPAAACYALAGLLDAVDGHLARLLGQGSRLGAMLDMLTDRLSSMCLLLNLALLYPRWAPLLQLAMALDVASHWLHMHWSTLQGASSHKAVGGEGHPLLRRYYQSRALLFLLCAGNEGFYCCLYLLHWGEGPAVFPGGLGLARAGTNWVQLVLTGLTGSYWFNWFLLVHTGSY; encoded by the exons aTGGGAGGAGACAACGTGTTCCTGTTCGTGCCCAACCTCATCG GCTACGCCCGGATCCTGCTGGCCGCCGTGTCCTTCTGGCTGATGCCGCAGCGCCCGGGGCCCGCGGCCGCCTGCTACGCGCTGGCCGGGCTACTGGACGCCGTCGACGGCCACCTGGCCCGGCTACTGGGACAGG GCTCGCGGCTGGGCGCCATGCTGGACATGCTGACCGACCGCCTGAGCTCCATGTGCCTCCTGCTGAACCTGGCGCTGCTCTACCCGCGCTGGGCGCCGCTGCTGCAGCTCGCCATGGCCCTGGACGTGGCCAGCCATTGGCTGCACATGCActg gtcCACCCTCCAGGGGGCGTCGTCCCACAAGGccgtggggggggaggggcacccCCTGCTGAGGCGCTACTACCAGTCCAGG gcgctgctgttcctgctctgtGCCGGCAATGAGGGATTCTACTGCTGCCTGTACCTGCTGCACTGGGGGGAGGGGCCCGCGG TGTTCCCCGGGGGCCTGGGGCTGGCGAGGGCAGGAACGAACTGGGTTCAACTGGTTCTTACTGGTTTAACTGGTTCTTACTGGTTTAACTGGTTcttactggttcatactggttcatactAG